A single Xiphias gladius isolate SHS-SW01 ecotype Sanya breed wild chromosome 18, ASM1685928v1, whole genome shotgun sequence DNA region contains:
- the LOC120804435 gene encoding N-acetyltransferase family 8 member 3, with amino-acid sequence MAQKNNFQFSIREYRPSDQHVVMSLFRDGILEHVYPAFFKAMSHPDHVGIALSISMAGYVLGGSSYFQALLFGSAWAGLIYYCCHDIYEGYMTRRLSTDMADMQANYLENPDNGFWVAEADFNGQSKVVGMVTVVGKRGEGEGERFDEWNGGVMGGGSEFAQDAGDGSYGEMSHMVVVFPWRRKNLGSQLTRKALDFCKQQGYSRLVLDVSSPQTAAISLYQKFGFVQTASHSNTHANRWFSRLARINVMRMEKFI; translated from the exons ATGGCCCAGAAAAATAACT TTCAGTTCTCTATCAGGGAATACAGACCTTCAGACCAACATGTGGTCATGTCACTCTTTCGTGATGGGATACTCGAACATGTGTACCCGGCCTTCTTCAAGGCCATGAGCCATCCAGACCACGTTGGCATCGCTCTGAGTATTTCCATGGCTGGCTATGTGCTGGGAGGCAGCTCCTACTTCCAAGCTTTACTCTTTGGCAGTGCATGGGCTGGTCTCATTTATTACTGCTGCCACGATATCTACGAAGGCTACATGACGAGGCGGCTGAGCACAGACATGGCCGACATGCAAGCCAACTACCTGGAAAACCCGGATAACGGTTTCTGGGTGGCGGAGGCAGACTTTAACGGCCAGTCCAAGGTGGTGGGGATGGTGACAGTGGTGGggaagaggggggagggagaagGTGAGAGATTTGACGAGTGGAATGGAGGAGTGATGGGAGGAGGCTCGGAGTTCGCCCAAGATGCCGGAGATGGGAGTTACGGCGAGATGTCCCACATGGTTGTGGTGTTTCCATGGCGCCGCAAAAACCTGGGCTCACAGCTGACAAGGAAGGCCTTGGACTTCTGCAAACAGCAAGGTTACAGCCGCCTCGTTCTGGACGTCAGCTCGCCACAGACAGCGGCCATCTCCCTGTACCAAAAATTCGGCTTCGTTCAAACTGCATCCCACAGTAACACGCACGCTAATCGCTGGTTCTCCAGACTGGCCAGAATAAATGTGATGCGAATGGAGAAGTTCATTTAA